From Ascaphus truei isolate aAscTru1 chromosome 17, aAscTru1.hap1, whole genome shotgun sequence, the proteins below share one genomic window:
- the LOC142468464 gene encoding putative transmembrane protein 244: MTASVCTGALRVEVFDWKIPFDHTIVPSFESTEYLVALLSLEISFLISGLLFVPVVRIRVWDYAATVTFVHMCMCCIVTGKFPLMWQWWVEIGSGFLLMLSFGMTLAYFATKRQPREFPVDV, translated from the exons ATGACGGCCAGCGTGTGCACCGGAGCACTGAG GGTGGAGGTTTTTGACTGGAAGATCCCATTTGACCATACAATCGTACCATCCTTTGAGAGTACTGAGTATCTGG TTGCCCTGCTGTCCCTAGAAATTTCTTTTCTTATTAGCGGGCTCCTATTTGTCCCAGTTGTACGCATCAGAGTTTGGGATTACGCAGCTACCGTCACCTTCGTACACATGTGTATGTGCTGCATAG TGACCGGGAAGTTCCCTCTGATGTGGCAGTGGTGGGTGGAAATAG GCTCGGGCTTCCTCCTTATGCTTTCCTTTGGAATGACCCTCGCTTACTTTGCCACCAAACGCCAACCCCGCGAATTCCCCGTGGAcgtctaa